The proteins below are encoded in one region of Alistipes communis:
- a CDS encoding 7-carboxy-7-deazaguanine synthase QueE produces the protein MIDTDPALFDGGRRLPLVEDFYTIQGEGFHAGKPAYFIRLGGCDVGCRWCDAKYTWNPRRYPPVDVQVVIDRALTCPARAIVITGGEPLLYPLDILTRTLHDRGLQIFLETSGTHPFSGRFDWVCLSPKRQQPPLDEAFRRAHELKVIVEREDDLQWAEQNAARVGDDCLLYLQPEWSVYERMMPLLVEYAKAHPQWNISIQTHKFMHIP, from the coding sequence ATGATTGACACCGATCCCGCACTGTTCGACGGCGGCCGCAGACTGCCGCTCGTGGAGGACTTCTACACCATTCAAGGCGAAGGCTTCCACGCGGGCAAACCCGCCTATTTCATCCGTTTGGGCGGATGCGACGTGGGCTGTCGCTGGTGCGACGCCAAATATACGTGGAATCCCCGCCGCTACCCGCCCGTCGACGTGCAGGTGGTCATCGACCGTGCGCTGACCTGCCCTGCCCGTGCGATCGTCATCACGGGCGGCGAACCGCTGCTCTATCCGCTCGACATACTTACGCGGACCCTGCACGACAGAGGATTGCAAATTTTTCTCGAAACGTCGGGCACGCATCCGTTCAGCGGCCGTTTCGACTGGGTGTGCCTCTCGCCCAAACGGCAGCAACCGCCGCTGGACGAAGCCTTCCGGCGGGCGCACGAGTTGAAGGTGATCGTCGAGCGGGAGGACGACCTGCAATGGGCCGAACAGAACGCCGCCCGCGTAGGCGACGACTGCCTGCTCTACCTCCAACCCGAATGGAGCGTCTACGAACGGATGATGCCGCTGCTGGTCGAATATGCGAAGGCCCATCCGCAATGGAACATCTCGATCCAGACGCACAAATTCATGCACATTCCCTGA
- a CDS encoding FtsB family cell division protein, whose translation MKRGLVRKFWIGATLLIIVLTAFAAGRNLIHAFKIRSQIRVLEREKALYEEKIARDSALIEQLKQDDFLEQYAREHFHMQRKGEKVYIIK comes from the coding sequence ATGAAACGCGGTCTGGTGCGCAAATTCTGGATCGGAGCGACGCTTCTGATCATCGTGCTGACGGCGTTCGCCGCCGGCCGCAACCTGATCCACGCATTCAAGATCCGCAGCCAGATTCGGGTGCTGGAGCGCGAAAAAGCGCTCTACGAGGAGAAGATCGCACGCGACAGCGCGCTTATCGAACAACTCAAACAGGACGATTTCCTCGAACAATACGCCCGCGAACACTTCCACATGCAACGCAAGGGCGAGAAGGTCTATATCATCAAATAA
- the rsxA gene encoding electron transport complex subunit RsxA: MEQITYFAIVIGAIFVNNVVLAQFLGICPFLGVSSKVETSMGMGAAVTFVMALTALVAWSIQTYILDPLQIQYMQTIVFILVIAALVQMVEIMLKKLSPSLYQALGIFLPLITTNCAVLGVAILMIQKEFTLLQSVVYSVSTALGFALALVLFAGIRERLELEDVPESFRGTPIALVTAGILAMAFMGFSGLV; this comes from the coding sequence ATGGAGCAGATAACATACTTTGCAATCGTCATCGGAGCCATCTTCGTCAACAACGTCGTGTTGGCTCAGTTCCTCGGCATCTGCCCCTTCCTGGGCGTATCCTCCAAGGTCGAGACTTCGATGGGCATGGGAGCGGCCGTAACCTTCGTCATGGCGCTCACGGCGCTCGTGGCGTGGTCGATCCAGACTTATATCCTTGATCCGTTGCAGATCCAATACATGCAGACGATCGTCTTCATCCTGGTGATCGCGGCGTTGGTGCAGATGGTCGAGATCATGTTGAAAAAGCTCTCGCCGTCGCTCTACCAGGCGCTCGGTATCTTCCTGCCGCTCATCACGACCAACTGCGCCGTGCTGGGCGTGGCGATCCTGATGATCCAGAAGGAGTTCACGCTGTTGCAGAGCGTCGTCTATTCGGTCTCCACGGCCCTGGGCTTCGCGCTGGCGCTGGTGCTTTTCGCCGGTATCCGCGAGCGGTTGGAGTTGGAGGACGTACCCGAATCGTTCCGCGGAACGCCGATCGCGCTGGTGACGGCCGGCATTCTGGCCATGGCCTTCATGGGCTTTTCGGGGCTGGTGTAG
- a CDS encoding RnfABCDGE type electron transport complex subunit E, whose amino-acid sequence MNKLQLILKGIVKENPTFVLVLGMCPTLGTTTSAANGFGMGVATMAVLILSNIVISLIKNFIPDKVRIPAFIVVIASFVTIVQMLMQAFVPALYATLGVFIPLIVVNCIILGRAEAFASKNNAFDSALDGLGIGLGFTLSLTVIGTIRELLGSGAVFGYSLGTADYMPLVFVLAPGGFLVLGYLMVVFNKLAKK is encoded by the coding sequence ATGAATAAACTGCAACTGATCCTCAAAGGGATCGTCAAGGAGAATCCCACCTTCGTGCTGGTGCTCGGCATGTGCCCCACGCTGGGTACGACGACCAGTGCCGCCAACGGATTCGGCATGGGCGTGGCCACGATGGCGGTGCTGATCTTGTCGAACATCGTCATTTCGCTCATCAAGAACTTCATTCCCGACAAGGTGCGCATTCCGGCCTTCATCGTGGTGATCGCGTCGTTCGTGACCATCGTGCAGATGCTCATGCAGGCCTTCGTGCCGGCGTTGTACGCCACGTTGGGCGTCTTCATCCCGCTCATTGTCGTGAACTGCATCATTCTGGGCCGTGCAGAGGCCTTCGCCTCGAAGAACAATGCCTTCGATTCGGCGCTGGACGGTCTGGGCATCGGCCTGGGCTTCACGCTGTCGCTCACGGTCATCGGCACGATCCGCGAACTGCTGGGCAGCGGCGCCGTGTTCGGCTATTCGCTCGGTACGGCCGACTACATGCCGCTCGTATTCGTGCTGGCGCCCGGCGGATTCCTCGTGCTGGGGTATCTGATGGTCGTATTTAACAAATTAGCCAAGAAATAG